A stretch of the Porifericola rhodea genome encodes the following:
- a CDS encoding DUF3823 domain-containing protein: MKNIAYIFLLIVFGFALGACEKDNYEPPNALLSGKLLYQGEAIGLQYDRVSYELYQDGFGKTGPISSTFTTEGAFSQLLFNGTYKMVVPRGQGPFLWGEDIDQADTLLIHVNAETEQNIEVIPYWLIRNTTMAATANKVSANFSLEQIVTNNLARNIEHATLYVSKTSFASPETNIATAMLEGDNITNLENVALQLEVPEMVPTQDYVFARVGLKFIGVDDMIFSDIQKLTL, from the coding sequence ATGAAAAATATAGCATATATATTTCTGCTCATCGTGTTCGGCTTTGCGTTAGGAGCCTGCGAAAAAGATAATTACGAACCCCCTAATGCTCTGTTAAGTGGAAAACTACTTTACCAGGGAGAAGCCATAGGCCTTCAATACGATAGAGTAAGCTATGAACTTTACCAGGACGGTTTTGGTAAAACAGGCCCTATCAGTAGCACATTTACAACGGAGGGTGCATTTTCTCAATTACTGTTCAATGGTACTTACAAAATGGTTGTTCCCAGGGGACAGGGTCCTTTTTTATGGGGAGAAGATATTGATCAGGCCGATACGCTGCTGATTCATGTGAATGCAGAAACCGAACAGAATATAGAGGTTATTCCTTACTGGCTGATTCGTAATACCACTATGGCAGCTACTGCTAATAAAGTGAGTGCTAATTTCTCGCTGGAACAAATTGTAACCAATAACCTAGCAAGGAATATAGAACACGCCACGCTTTATGTGAGTAAAACCAGCTTTGCCAGTCCTGAAACGAACATAGCCACTGCCATGCTGGAAGGAGATAACATCACTAATCTGGAAAATGTAGCTCTTCAGCTTGAAGTACCTGAAATGGTACCTACGCAGGACTATGTGTTTGCCCGGGTAGGGCTTAAGTTTATTGGTGTAGACGATATGATTTTCTCTGATATTCAGAAACTTACACTTTAG
- a CDS encoding RagB/SusD family nutrient uptake outer membrane protein, translating into MKKLSILISIFFTLIACNSDDDFLERPPTQVLTSEQAFSDPAQVLSILADLYSRQFTLYNLDNWQSMGDFNEAFYAQTQDLANQFHSNSTWPFEGINNFWSTWDYTYIRELNLFLERIKDASIKEDLKERFAAEARFLRAAYYFELVQLYGGVPIILESQTYDFNGDPSYLQVPRSSEAETYDFVIEEADELASILAADADTKARATKGAALAMKARAALYAASLAKYNNARTPSLSLSGNEVGISSAKAEEYYNKALSAATEIINGNAGSYALYQKNPSNLSENFAAIFYDKNANPEVIWALDYLIKYKTHYFTGANQPRFGAEEEEGGALNPTLNLVQEFELLDNTFAPLATVNGNGEPIYYENQEDIFANRDARLGGTVILPGSSFKSSPVDIWAGYQLSDGTIITGTDRGDQRILPGQSVEQQVVGFDGPVAGAVQNAQMGFYLRKYVDPAPGSGQRGIRSEVWNIRYRYAEILLIAAEAAFELGQPAKAAEYMNQVRARAGFTIPLSAADISFDRIVHERRVEFAFEGQYFMDLKRFRIAHEIFDGVTMDVNDLKSGIGKANKRSTMPWGLWPYKIYNPGSENHNKWIYKEFLSNQVTAADNWQLGNYYSKISDETLSSNPKLVKQPLQ; encoded by the coding sequence ATGAAAAAGTTAAGTATACTCATATCTATATTTTTTACGCTCATAGCCTGTAACTCTGATGATGATTTTCTGGAAAGGCCTCCTACACAGGTACTAACCAGCGAACAGGCCTTTAGTGACCCTGCACAAGTATTATCCATACTGGCAGATTTATACAGTCGTCAGTTTACGCTTTACAATTTAGATAATTGGCAAAGCATGGGCGACTTCAACGAAGCCTTTTATGCCCAAACGCAGGATCTGGCCAATCAATTTCATAGCAATAGCACCTGGCCTTTTGAAGGTATCAATAATTTCTGGTCTACCTGGGACTATACCTATATTCGGGAGCTCAATCTTTTTCTGGAACGAATCAAAGATGCCAGCATCAAAGAGGATCTTAAAGAAAGATTTGCCGCCGAAGCACGCTTCCTTAGGGCAGCCTATTACTTTGAACTGGTACAACTCTATGGTGGCGTACCTATAATATTAGAGTCTCAGACCTATGATTTTAACGGAGATCCTTCATACTTACAGGTGCCTCGCTCTTCCGAAGCAGAAACCTATGATTTTGTTATAGAGGAAGCTGATGAACTTGCCAGTATATTAGCTGCTGATGCAGATACCAAAGCCAGAGCTACTAAAGGGGCAGCTTTAGCCATGAAAGCCAGAGCAGCGCTTTATGCGGCATCTCTTGCCAAATACAATAATGCTCGCACACCCTCCTTGTCATTAAGTGGCAATGAAGTAGGTATAAGCTCGGCAAAAGCCGAAGAGTATTACAATAAGGCACTCTCTGCCGCTACTGAAATTATCAACGGAAATGCCGGAAGCTACGCACTATACCAGAAGAACCCTTCTAACCTCTCTGAAAATTTTGCGGCTATTTTCTACGATAAAAATGCCAATCCGGAAGTAATCTGGGCTTTAGACTATCTGATAAAATACAAAACCCACTACTTTACAGGAGCGAATCAGCCCAGATTTGGTGCAGAAGAGGAAGAAGGTGGCGCGCTCAACCCTACACTCAATCTGGTGCAGGAGTTTGAACTGCTGGACAATACTTTTGCGCCTCTGGCCACTGTAAATGGCAATGGTGAGCCCATCTACTATGAAAATCAGGAAGATATTTTTGCAAATAGAGATGCCCGGCTGGGGGGAACGGTTATACTTCCGGGATCTAGCTTTAAATCTAGTCCGGTAGATATCTGGGCAGGCTATCAACTTTCTGATGGAACAATCATTACCGGAACAGATAGGGGAGATCAAAGAATTTTGCCTGGTCAGTCGGTGGAGCAGCAGGTGGTTGGCTTTGATGGTCCTGTAGCCGGGGCCGTACAAAATGCGCAAATGGGCTTTTATCTTAGAAAGTATGTAGACCCCGCACCAGGTTCCGGGCAACGAGGCATTCGTAGTGAGGTTTGGAACATCCGCTATCGCTATGCGGAAATTTTACTGATCGCCGCCGAAGCTGCTTTTGAGTTGGGGCAGCCCGCTAAAGCAGCAGAATACATGAATCAGGTACGTGCCCGTGCCGGATTTACAATTCCTCTAAGTGCAGCAGACATCAGCTTTGATAGAATAGTGCACGAAAGAAGAGTTGAGTTTGCTTTTGAAGGTCAGTACTTCATGGATCTCAAGCGATTTAGAATTGCCCATGAGATTTTTGATGGCGTAACTATGGATGTTAATGACCTGAAATCTGGTATAGGCAAAGCAAACAAAAGAAGCACCATGCCCTGGGGACTCTGGCCATACAAAATTTATAATCCTGGCTCAGAGAATCATAATAAGTGGATCTATAAAGAATTTCTATCTAATCAGGTGACTGCTGCAGACAACTGGCAGCTAGGAAATTACTATTCAAAAATAAGCGACGAAACTTTAAGTAGTAATCCCAAACTGGTCAAACAACCTTTACAATAA
- a CDS encoding SusC/RagA family TonB-linked outer membrane protein — protein MRYTLCAFLFLSIVGAFTYAEGSHYEQDGIDDVFISIRLEGSSVEEVFKAIEEKTEYVFAYGDDVRAIPVKFSLDHQKASVSSILREVSQKARLNFKRINSTISVTIAEKGTKVPWIEEVQVINVTGQVFDEETQEVLPGVNVLVKNTSNGTITDIEGRYKISVPQGSDTLMFSYIGYRHQMIAVNGRTEINVNLQADIQSLSEVIVVGYGTQKKESVTGAISTVSSQDIERVRGGATVSSNLAGKLPGVSFRMPDGRPGAAATVQIRNMGDPLFVIDGIQQDSRQFNNLSPNDIESITILKDGSAAIYGVRAANGVVLVTTKKGKRGEQSTINLDAYQGFQNWYKFMDVTNNSYDWAWEKVQADINGFGETNLTREDLQKYKEGVEPGYQSFNWKDFIIQKNAPISQVNLNVTGGSEKINYYVAGTRLDQSSVLGREFTFGRTNLISNLEARVTDGIKLGMGINGYIEETENPGIPGGDDYWLPRYAILRNTPWERPYANDNPEYLNDIKHNETNWAYNNFELGGYSRDIRKYLQANLTGEWDLPFIEGLQLRGLYSYGIEDRVKDGHEYTYEAYTYYPATEDSPEEYRVTGGSTNPWRERLTQKIEKNNGQLGLHYSNIFGEHEVGGLLVAERYETRDREVFVHSVPATNVLPLIYFNTTDTYNDRDYEEARIGYIARINYNFANKYYIEVSGRRDASWKFAPENRVGYFPSASIGWRITQEKFMQSLLGSDAVLSDLKLRASYGILGDDNVGIGPYDYLPGYNYNQGIGILDGNPIIGTRDKGQPITNITWFKSKILDVGADFSLFNGKLSGSIDYFNRKRTGLRGRKSDIVVPQELGYSLPDENVNSDKQFGGEISLIYSGNAGNFSYNLGGNLGYARSKFVSSYNPIFFNSWDRYRYSGEDRFQNLTWAYQVIGQFQSQEEINNYPVNIDGQGNKTLLPGDLIYKDLNGDNKIDGYDERPIGYGTNLPIVNGGLNFLLKWKGFDFAIDFSIASMYSYTAENELSRAFRANGGNMAEHLRDAWHRVDPFDINSEWVAGKFPPNRFNQGGLSSVNKRSDFWMTNITTFRARTIQLGYNLPDFLIKKIKLQQARIYLNGYNLFSIDNLDYPIDPEIRDTNGLQYPQNRIINVGINLTI, from the coding sequence ATGAGGTACACCCTGTGTGCCTTCCTGTTTCTGAGTATTGTTGGAGCTTTCACATATGCTGAAGGTTCACATTACGAGCAGGATGGAATTGATGATGTCTTTATTTCCATTAGATTAGAGGGGAGTTCGGTAGAGGAGGTTTTTAAAGCTATAGAAGAAAAGACCGAATACGTTTTTGCCTATGGAGACGATGTGCGGGCTATTCCCGTAAAGTTTTCCCTGGATCACCAAAAAGCCAGTGTCAGTAGTATTCTCAGAGAGGTTAGCCAGAAAGCACGGCTCAACTTCAAAAGAATCAACAGTACAATATCGGTGACTATCGCGGAAAAAGGCACTAAAGTTCCGTGGATAGAAGAGGTTCAGGTTATCAATGTTACCGGCCAGGTGTTCGACGAAGAAACACAGGAAGTATTGCCCGGTGTAAATGTGCTGGTCAAGAATACATCTAATGGTACCATTACGGATATTGAGGGTAGATACAAAATATCTGTACCTCAGGGCTCAGATACCCTAATGTTCTCTTACATAGGCTATCGCCATCAGATGATAGCCGTTAATGGCCGTACCGAAATTAATGTCAACTTACAGGCAGATATTCAGTCATTAAGTGAAGTTATAGTGGTAGGGTATGGTACGCAGAAGAAAGAGTCGGTAACCGGTGCTATTTCTACAGTAAGCAGTCAGGATATAGAAAGAGTAAGAGGAGGGGCAACAGTAAGCTCCAACCTGGCAGGTAAGCTACCGGGTGTCTCATTTAGAATGCCGGATGGAAGACCCGGAGCCGCCGCTACGGTGCAGATCAGAAATATGGGCGATCCGCTCTTCGTAATTGACGGAATACAACAGGACTCCCGTCAGTTCAACAACCTTTCTCCTAACGATATAGAAAGCATTACTATACTTAAAGATGGCTCAGCTGCTATCTATGGCGTACGTGCTGCAAACGGAGTAGTGTTGGTAACTACCAAAAAAGGGAAACGTGGAGAGCAGAGTACCATTAATCTGGATGCCTACCAGGGTTTCCAGAACTGGTACAAATTTATGGATGTAACCAATAACTCTTACGATTGGGCCTGGGAGAAAGTGCAGGCCGATATTAATGGGTTTGGCGAAACGAACCTAACGCGAGAAGATCTCCAAAAATACAAAGAAGGAGTAGAGCCGGGCTATCAGAGTTTTAACTGGAAAGATTTTATCATCCAGAAGAACGCACCCATTAGCCAGGTAAATCTAAATGTAACTGGTGGCTCAGAAAAAATCAATTACTATGTGGCTGGTACGCGGCTGGATCAGTCATCGGTACTGGGTCGTGAATTTACATTTGGCAGAACCAACCTGATAAGTAATCTGGAAGCCAGAGTGACAGATGGAATAAAGCTGGGTATGGGAATCAATGGTTATATTGAAGAAACTGAGAATCCGGGTATTCCTGGCGGTGATGATTACTGGCTGCCCCGCTACGCTATATTAAGAAATACCCCATGGGAAAGACCATATGCCAATGATAATCCAGAATACCTCAACGATATCAAGCATAATGAGACAAACTGGGCTTACAACAATTTTGAGCTGGGTGGCTATTCACGTGATATCCGTAAGTATCTGCAAGCCAACCTTACCGGAGAATGGGACTTACCCTTTATAGAGGGTTTACAACTCAGAGGTTTGTATTCTTATGGTATTGAAGACCGGGTAAAAGATGGACACGAATATACCTATGAAGCGTATACTTACTATCCGGCAACAGAAGATAGCCCTGAAGAGTATCGTGTTACAGGGGGGAGCACTAACCCCTGGCGTGAACGCCTTACTCAAAAAATAGAAAAAAACAACGGTCAATTAGGACTGCACTATTCTAACATATTTGGTGAGCATGAAGTAGGCGGGCTATTGGTAGCCGAACGATACGAAACTCGCGATCGTGAAGTATTTGTGCATAGTGTACCTGCTACCAATGTGCTTCCGCTCATCTATTTTAATACGACCGATACGTATAATGATAGGGATTATGAAGAAGCGCGGATAGGCTATATCGCACGTATTAATTATAACTTCGCTAATAAATATTATATAGAAGTTTCCGGCCGTAGAGATGCCTCATGGAAGTTCGCTCCAGAAAACAGGGTGGGTTATTTCCCTTCTGCTTCCATAGGTTGGAGAATTACCCAGGAAAAATTTATGCAGTCTCTACTCGGCTCAGATGCGGTACTAAGTGATCTGAAGCTAAGAGCTTCATACGGTATTCTGGGAGACGATAATGTAGGCATTGGACCCTATGATTATCTGCCTGGCTACAACTACAATCAGGGCATAGGCATACTGGATGGTAACCCTATCATAGGTACCAGAGATAAAGGTCAGCCCATTACTAATATTACCTGGTTCAAAAGTAAAATTCTGGATGTAGGGGCTGACTTCAGCCTTTTCAATGGAAAGCTTAGCGGTAGTATTGACTATTTTAACCGCAAAAGAACTGGACTCAGAGGTCGCAAATCAGATATTGTGGTACCTCAGGAGCTGGGATACAGCCTGCCAGACGAAAATGTAAATAGCGACAAGCAGTTTGGAGGAGAAATTTCATTGATTTACAGTGGTAATGCAGGCAACTTTTCATACAACTTAGGAGGAAATCTCGGCTATGCTCGAAGCAAGTTTGTATCTTCATATAACCCAATCTTTTTCAACTCCTGGGACAGGTATCGCTATTCCGGAGAAGATCGTTTTCAGAACCTTACCTGGGCTTATCAGGTCATTGGCCAGTTTCAGTCGCAGGAAGAAATCAACAATTACCCAGTCAATATTGATGGGCAGGGAAATAAGACACTTCTTCCTGGAGACCTGATCTATAAAGACCTCAATGGCGACAATAAAATTGATGGATACGATGAAAGACCCATTGGTTATGGTACCAATTTGCCTATCGTAAATGGTGGGTTAAACTTCCTTCTTAAATGGAAAGGCTTTGACTTTGCTATAGATTTTTCCATAGCTTCTATGTACTCTTATACCGCAGAGAATGAACTGAGCAGGGCCTTCAGAGCCAATGGTGGTAATATGGCTGAGCATTTAAGAGACGCCTGGCACCGAGTAGATCCCTTTGATATTAATAGCGAATGGGTAGCCGGTAAATTTCCTCCCAACAGATTTAACCAGGGTGGACTTAGCTCGGTAAATAAACGCTCAGATTTCTGGATGACCAACATCACTACTTTCAGGGCCAGAACCATACAGTTAGGGTATAATTTGCCCGATTTTCTAATCAAAAAGATAAAGCTGCAACAAGCCAGAATTTATCTGAATGGCTACAATCTCTTTTCTATAGACAATCTGGATTACCCGATTGACCCGGAAATCAGGGATACTAATGGACTGCAATATCCGCAGAACAGGATTATTAATGTTGGGATTAACCTTACCATCTAA
- a CDS encoding FecR family protein has product MKKHELEKLLDKYLKGNCNEQEIKLLHQFYDSFQDDELEMQPHEIVELQNDIYYEVDHSISETKKKSIRLQLNPAWVKTAALLVFVLGIGLLAYFEKSPEPLMTSTSLAWVEKTTKNGQRATFELMDGSKVHLNAGSKLSFPEDFEGDIREVHLVGEAFFEVKRDTKKPFIVKSGNIETTVLGTSFNIKSYKNEPDQVTVATGKVKVSSTSNGLTDAVFLEPQQQAIFDQSLEKKNVDLEPYLAWRDKVLHFDRLALSEAVPILERWYGVSISIENEDVLKCKISGKYKNESLVNVLHSMEYILGIDYQFQKERSLLIRGGSCHVQS; this is encoded by the coding sequence ATGAAAAAGCATGAGCTTGAGAAGCTTTTAGACAAGTACCTCAAAGGTAATTGTAATGAACAAGAGATAAAATTGTTGCATCAATTCTATGATTCGTTTCAGGATGATGAACTAGAGATGCAGCCACATGAAATCGTTGAACTTCAAAACGACATATATTATGAAGTAGACCATAGCATTAGCGAAACAAAAAAGAAATCTATCCGCCTGCAATTAAATCCGGCATGGGTAAAAACTGCTGCTCTTTTAGTATTTGTCTTAGGTATTGGCCTGCTGGCTTATTTTGAAAAAAGCCCGGAGCCACTTATGACTTCTACTTCATTAGCTTGGGTGGAAAAAACTACCAAAAATGGACAGAGAGCTACTTTTGAGTTGATGGATGGAAGTAAAGTGCATTTGAATGCCGGCAGTAAACTAAGCTTTCCTGAAGACTTTGAGGGAGATATTCGTGAAGTACATCTGGTAGGAGAGGCCTTTTTTGAAGTGAAAAGAGATACTAAAAAACCATTTATAGTTAAGTCTGGAAACATAGAAACGACGGTTTTAGGTACTTCTTTTAATATAAAATCGTATAAAAATGAGCCCGATCAGGTAACAGTAGCTACTGGAAAAGTAAAAGTTAGCTCTACTAGCAACGGACTTACCGATGCTGTTTTTCTGGAACCGCAGCAACAAGCCATTTTTGATCAGTCTCTTGAAAAGAAAAATGTAGATCTGGAGCCTTATCTTGCATGGAGAGATAAAGTGCTACATTTTGATAGACTGGCACTTTCTGAGGCGGTTCCTATACTGGAAAGATGGTATGGAGTAAGCATCAGTATAGAAAATGAAGATGTGCTGAAATGTAAAATCAGCGGAAAATACAAAAATGAAAGCCTGGTAAATGTCCTTCATAGTATGGAATACATTCTGGGGATAGACTATCAGTTTCAGAAAGAAAGAAGCCTCTTAATTAGAGGAGGCTCATGTCATGTACAATCCTGA
- a CDS encoding RNA polymerase sigma-70 factor, protein MSDNSLPEWNDKDLCILLSRDKRAAFNEIYRRHWSKVFYSTYKILKDKELSKDITQEIFTSLWQKRHSNQIDNLTSYLYGMARNYAFRYLRDGRVAQFHLDRMQHVQIINQTEEAVNFNQLQELYEQSLTTLPERCREVFHLSRNENLSVKEIATRMGISPKTVENQITKAIKHLRLAFKEVVTILTFLLFA, encoded by the coding sequence ATGAGTGACAATAGCTTGCCGGAATGGAACGACAAAGATTTGTGTATCCTACTTAGCCGGGATAAGCGTGCCGCATTTAATGAAATTTATCGCCGTCACTGGTCTAAAGTATTTTACTCCACCTACAAAATACTCAAAGACAAAGAGCTCAGTAAAGATATCACACAGGAAATTTTTACCAGCCTCTGGCAGAAACGTCATTCTAACCAGATAGATAACCTAACGTCTTATCTGTATGGTATGGCACGTAATTATGCGTTCAGATACCTAAGAGATGGGAGGGTAGCACAGTTTCATTTGGATCGTATGCAACATGTACAGATCATCAATCAGACGGAAGAGGCCGTCAATTTTAATCAGTTGCAGGAGCTCTATGAACAAAGCCTGACTACCTTACCGGAGCGTTGTCGTGAAGTATTTCACCTAAGCCGAAACGAAAACCTTAGCGTTAAAGAAATCGCCACACGCATGGGCATTTCTCCTAAAACTGTAGAGAACCAGATTACCAAAGCAATTAAACATCTGCGGCTGGCATTTAAAGAAGTAGTAACCATACTCACATTTCTCTTATTTGCCTGA
- a CDS encoding DUF7133 domain-containing protein produces MNTKRVLVLIFLIASISILFYSFIWNPSKNKEVKAVADSVLFNEAPVLSAEEALHTFELEEGFRLELVASEPLINDPVAMAFDAKGRIWVAEMQSYMPDIEGHGEDEANGRIVILEDKDGDGKMDESKVFLDKIVLPRVISLVDNGIVYAEPPNLWFVENNNDKAGKKTLIDSVYAVGGNVEHQPNGMMRAMNNWYYNAKSRARYRYNSKDKSWTKEETEFRGQWGISQDDYGRLFFNTNSNQLRGDLVPSNMMSRNPNFNPEYSINVEIADDQRVYPIRPNRGINRGYKEEMLDKEGRLARFTAASGPVIYRGNAFPEAYYGNAFVPEPSGNLIKRNILQEDGLYLKAEQAYEGREFLASTDERFRPVNMYNGPDGHLYVVDMYRGIIQHKTYLTDYLKDQIRSRGLEKPVGLGRIYRIVYEKSWYEELWDYLMDETPESLDGADQEDLLALLEHPNGWWRDEAQRRLVESNDQSLIPQLKDLVKEGEQKTKLHALWTIEGLGYTAADLISLAESTADPKVLSAAIQITEQNVDKADHSKTLTLYEKLSASEDLQVQLQLAMSLGAYLETDTKKVLNLLKKIALTYGEEVLIREAVLSSIHGKEKELQAMISEEYTDQEAILKDLTQAITNAEVSQQMAGKEFSKAEKEQFVLGKSLYAHTCSGCHQENGQGLTPIAPPLDGSEWVTGPEDRLILVALHGLQGPVTVKGKVYKEPEIQPIMPGLKSNPEFDDQKLAAVLSYVRNAWTNDAEPIDAGTVKELREKTISREAPFQESDFK; encoded by the coding sequence ATGAATACTAAAAGAGTACTTGTCCTAATTTTTCTGATTGCCAGTATATCCATCCTTTTTTACTCTTTCATCTGGAACCCCTCAAAAAACAAAGAAGTCAAAGCTGTAGCGGATTCTGTGTTGTTTAACGAAGCTCCGGTACTAAGTGCAGAAGAAGCCTTGCACACTTTTGAGTTAGAAGAGGGTTTTCGTCTGGAACTGGTCGCCAGTGAACCTCTAATTAACGATCCGGTGGCAATGGCTTTTGATGCCAAAGGCCGCATCTGGGTAGCAGAGATGCAAAGCTATATGCCAGATATAGAAGGGCACGGAGAGGATGAAGCCAACGGTAGAATAGTCATTTTAGAAGATAAAGATGGGGATGGCAAAATGGATGAGTCCAAAGTTTTTCTGGACAAGATTGTTTTACCAAGAGTAATAAGCTTAGTAGATAATGGTATTGTATACGCTGAGCCACCCAATCTATGGTTTGTAGAAAACAATAACGATAAGGCAGGCAAAAAAACGCTGATTGATTCGGTATATGCTGTGGGAGGTAATGTGGAACATCAGCCTAACGGAATGATGAGAGCCATGAACAATTGGTATTACAACGCAAAATCAAGAGCCAGATACCGCTACAATAGCAAAGATAAAAGCTGGACTAAGGAAGAAACTGAGTTTAGAGGTCAGTGGGGTATCAGTCAGGATGATTACGGGAGGCTGTTCTTCAATACCAATTCTAACCAACTGAGGGGAGATCTGGTGCCTTCTAATATGATGAGCAGAAACCCAAACTTTAATCCTGAATATAGCATTAATGTTGAAATTGCTGACGATCAGAGGGTTTATCCTATTCGCCCAAATAGAGGTATTAACCGTGGCTACAAAGAGGAAATGCTGGACAAAGAAGGTAGACTCGCCAGATTTACTGCTGCCAGCGGACCGGTTATCTATCGTGGAAATGCTTTTCCCGAAGCTTATTATGGTAATGCCTTTGTTCCAGAGCCCTCAGGTAACCTGATCAAAAGGAATATTTTACAGGAAGATGGACTCTATCTTAAGGCTGAGCAGGCTTATGAAGGTCGAGAGTTTTTAGCATCTACCGATGAACGTTTTCGTCCGGTAAACATGTACAATGGTCCAGACGGTCACTTATATGTTGTTGATATGTATAGAGGCATCATTCAGCATAAAACTTATCTTACTGATTACCTTAAAGATCAGATACGATCGCGGGGCTTAGAAAAGCCTGTTGGTTTGGGTAGAATATATCGTATCGTTTATGAAAAGAGTTGGTACGAAGAACTGTGGGACTATTTGATGGATGAAACCCCTGAGAGCCTGGACGGTGCCGATCAGGAAGATTTATTGGCTTTACTGGAGCACCCTAATGGCTGGTGGCGAGACGAAGCACAAAGAAGATTAGTGGAAAGCAATGACCAGAGCCTGATACCTCAGCTTAAAGATCTGGTAAAAGAAGGAGAGCAAAAGACTAAACTTCATGCCCTATGGACTATAGAAGGCTTAGGTTATACTGCCGCAGACCTTATAAGCTTGGCAGAAAGCACGGCAGACCCCAAAGTATTGTCAGCTGCTATACAAATTACGGAGCAGAATGTAGATAAAGCTGATCATAGCAAAACTTTAACATTGTACGAAAAACTTAGTGCTTCTGAGGATCTACAGGTTCAGCTACAGCTGGCTATGAGCCTGGGCGCATATCTGGAAACAGATACTAAGAAGGTATTGAATCTCTTAAAAAAGATAGCGCTTACTTACGGCGAGGAAGTTTTAATCAGAGAAGCAGTATTAAGTAGTATACATGGTAAAGAGAAAGAACTGCAGGCCATGATTTCAGAAGAATATACTGATCAGGAGGCTATCCTAAAAGATCTGACTCAGGCCATTACAAATGCAGAAGTTAGTCAGCAAATGGCAGGCAAGGAGTTTAGCAAAGCCGAAAAAGAACAGTTTGTATTAGGAAAGTCTCTCTATGCACACACCTGCTCCGGCTGCCATCAGGAAAATGGACAAGGTTTAACACCCATTGCGCCTCCTTTAGATGGTTCTGAGTGGGTAACTGGTCCAGAAGACAGACTTATTCTAGTGGCTTTGCATGGTTTACAGGGGCCTGTTACGGTAAAAGGTAAGGTGTACAAAGAGCCTGAAATACAGCCTATTATGCCTGGCCTTAAATCCAATCCTGAGTTTGATGATCAAAAGCTGGCTGCGGTACTCAGTTATGTCAGAAATGCCTGGACTAATGATGCAGAGCCTATAGATGCAGGAACCGTTAAAGAACTCAGGGAAAAAACAATTAGCCGCGAAGCCCCTTTTCAGGAAAGTGATTTTAAGTAA